One genomic window of Daphnia pulex isolate KAP4 chromosome 10, ASM2113471v1 includes the following:
- the LOC124206098 gene encoding E3 ubiquitin-protein ligase ZNF598-like — translation MTSSFNKREKAFETSDIACCPVCFKDVEIFSIGICDHPICHECSTRMRVLCKEDACPICRQELTKVYFVKKAKPYQLLASNLYPMDKITKIHFESASLQDVFEKLLVHICYSCPLKPTFQNLQILKDHLRKEHELFFCDLCVENLKIFSQERRAYTRQELALHRRKGDPDNTSHRGHPLCNFCDQRYVDADELFRHLRRDHYFCHFCDADGLNHYYCNYEDLRKHFHDAHFLCEEGECKDEKFTCVFRTEIDIRAHKAQTHSQSLGKAAIKQARTLELEFTLAPRSGENKGRNGRRVGPRASDKQDSNNVAEQQTSRPVAVSSVVSADIGNPEEFPSLSTGSGSVMKSRTNGSDSLAQKLAKSNRFTVKNTVGAHDEFPSLVAEGLAIDHQDISMPGDKKSTGAKRSVRLRLGGQNEDFLTEGIPIARVSRVSTSQNIHVQPSRDLRLENFPSLSLTSPQLPEQQPLKPGWIKKNPPKPVNVSSVKSVSHSRNPPSTVEEYPLLVPSSLHDPGDANVWITSKDKVNNGVTVPCTVPITESSSKHPKERCKKKKNPPIATNKNQVAALVFSGETKKKVSQIEVGELNRHPIEVPRASRTGRTKFDMSDGLMETNTCIASKVNIIAPLINSKTIENNGARPKIKDKPINLNSSEFPALGNSSPVTSFFDSSHDGSPLTRVEKVVPTKIALSRSSVQNVPLTLNNNSSRAFLQPPDFSARNQQLIATVMDLLCNQRKKIEKFRTISTQFRSGSLDAKEYYTNCLEVMGEDCFSALFPELICLLPDISKQQQLLRVHRSEIRVKGGIVSTEPYVICATCGQVLSPSDLKHHLANHSLETHFPSLGTAQDDITWNKR, via the exons ATGACTTCCTCGTTTAACAAACGTGAAAAAGCATTCGAAACCTCAGATATTGCATGCTGCCCCGTTTGTTTTAAGGATGTTGAAATATTCTCCATAGGAATATGTGATCATCCGATATGCCACGAGTGTTCCACTCGCATGCGAGTGTTATGCAAAGAAGATGCCTGTCCCATTTGTCGCCAAGAGTTGACCAAG gtTTACTTCGTGAAGAAGGCCAAACCATATCAACTTCTTGCATCAAACTTGTATCCTATGgataaaataactaaaatcCATTTTGAGAGTGCTTCTCTACAAgatgtttttgaaaagttaCTTGTTCATATTTGCTACTCTTGCCCATTGAAGCCTACATTTCAAAACTTACAAATCCTTAAAGATCATTTGAGGAAAGAacatgaattatttttttgtgatctTTGTGTTGAGAATCTAAAG ataTTTAGCCAAGAAAGAAGAGCCTATACACGCCAAGAGTTAGCTTTACACCGGAGGAAAGGGGACCCTGACAACACTTCTCACAGAGGCCACCctctttgtaatttttgtgatCAGAGATATGTTGATGCTGATGAGTTATTCCGTCATTTGAGAAGAGATCACTATTTCTGCCACTTCTGCGATGCTGATGGGTTAAATCATTACTATTG caattaTGAAGATTTGCGCAAACATTTCCATGATGCACATTTTCTATGTGAGGAAGGGGAATGCAAGGATGAGAAATTCACCTGTGTTTTTCGCACTGAAATAGATATCCGCGCTCATAAAGCTCAG ACACATAGTCAAAGTTTGGGGAAAGCAGCGATCAAGCAAGCAAGAACTTTGGAATTAGAATTCACATTAGCACCACGTTCAGGTGAAAACAAAGGGCGCAATGGACGTCGCGTTGGACCGAGGGCTTCCGATAAACAAGATTCAAATAATGTTGCTGAACAGCAAACGTCTCGACCAGTTGCTGTTTCTTCTGTGGTCAGTGCAGATATCGGAAATCCTGAAGAATTCCCAAGTTTGTCTACTGGATCTGGGTCAGTTATGAAGAGTAGAACCAATGGCTCAGACTCTTTGGCACAGAAATTAGCTAAAAGCAATCGATTTACCGTGAAGAACACCGTAGGAGCTCATGATGAGTTTCCCTCCCTTGTTGCTGAAGGATTAGCAATTGATCATCAAGATATTTCAATGCCCggtgataaaaaatcaaccgGCGCCAAGCGTTCGGTCCGTCTTCGCCTTGGTGGTCAAAATGAGGATTTCTTAACTG AAGGGATCCCGATCGCAAGAGTTTCTCGAGTTAGTACTTCTCAGAATATTCATGTCCAACCTAGTCGCGATTTACGTCTGGAaaattttccttctctctctttaactTCTCCTCAGTTACCTGAGCAGCAACCCTTGAAACCTGggtggataaaaaaaaatcctccaAAGCCTGTCAACGTTTCATCTGTTAAAAGTGTTTCTCATAGTAGAAATCCTCCGTCTACTGTTGAAGAGTATCCTTTATTAGTCCCATCTTCTTTGCATGATCCTGGTGACGCAAATGTATGGATCACTTCAAAGGACAAGGTAAATAACGGAGTAACAGTTCCATGCACTGTGCCAATCACTGAATCCTCGTCGAAGCATCCTAAAGAacgatgtaaaaaaaaaaagaatccgcCAATAGCGACTAACAAAAACCAAGTAGCAGCACTGGTGTTTTCGGGTgaaactaagaaaaaagtctCTCAAATTGAAGTTGGTGAACTTAATCGTCATCCCATTGAAGTTCCCAGAGCATCTCGAACCGGAAGAACAAAATTCGACATGTCTGATGGTCTTATGGAAACCAATACTTGCATTGCCAGCAAAGTAAACATCATTGCTCCCCTAATCAATTCAAAGACGATAGAAAATAATGGAGCGAGACCGAAAATCAAAGATAaaccaattaatttaaattcgtCTGAATTCCCTGCTCTTGGTAACTCTTCGCCCGTGACTTCATTCTTCGACAGCAGTCATGATGGTTCGCCATTGACACGCGTTGAAAAAGTGGTTCCAACGAAAATAGCTTTATCCAGAAGTAGTGTGCAAAATGTTCCATTAACTCTTAACAATAACTCGAGCCGCGCATTCTTACAGCCTCCTGATTTTAGCGCTCGTAATCAACAACTCATTGCGACAGTTATGGATTTGTTATGTAATCAGCGGAAGAAGATAGAAAAATTTCGCACCATATCAACTCAGTTTAGAAGCGGAAGTCTGGACGCTAAAGAATACTATACG AATTGCCTGGAGGTGATGGGAGAAGATTGCTTTTCGGCCTTGTTTCCAGAATTGATTTGCCTTCTCCCCGACATTtcaaaacagcaacaacttctACGAGTTCATCGGTCTGAAATCAGAGTCAAAGGTGGCATAGTGTCAACAGAGCCGTACGTTATATGTGCTACGTGTGGTCAAGTTTTGTCACCTTCTGATTTGAAGCATCACTTGGCGAATCACAGCCTAGAGACGCACTTTCCTTCACTGGGTACAGCTCAAGATGATATTACTTGGAACAAACggtga